In Roseiconus lacunae, one genomic interval encodes:
- a CDS encoding pilus assembly FimT family protein — protein MPRCHRGVTVFELTVVILIVGLLAAIGTPHFASSVRQRDLRNTAFEVASLVRYIRDAAVNEGRTIRFSVDDHEDVFFSADVEHPQTPGTPLRYCVKQHPKSTFDIQASFDTHLSVAFDYEGMPWANGQRLATGLIRITTEASGYDIRFDSADSQVFVHPTPDHVFDSLAGSSDGELH, from the coding sequence ATGCCTCGCTGTCATCGTGGAGTCACGGTTTTTGAATTGACGGTGGTGATCTTGATCGTCGGACTGCTCGCGGCGATTGGGACACCCCACTTCGCAAGCTCCGTTCGGCAGCGTGACCTCCGAAACACGGCCTTCGAAGTCGCGTCGCTGGTCCGTTACATTCGTGACGCCGCGGTCAACGAAGGGAGAACGATTCGCTTTTCGGTGGATGACCACGAAGACGTCTTCTTTAGCGCCGACGTCGAACACCCCCAGACACCGGGGACGCCGCTTCGCTACTGCGTCAAGCAACATCCGAAATCGACGTTTGACATTCAAGCGTCGTTTGACACACACCTTTCTGTCGCGTTCGACTACGAAGGCATGCCCTGGGCGAACGGCCAACGGTTGGCAACGGGATTGATCCGTATCACGACTGAAGCGAGCGGCTACGACATTCGATTTGATTCCGCCGACAGTCAAGTTTTTGTTCACCCCACCCCGGATCACGTCTTCGACAGTCTTGCTGGCTCGAGTGACGGTGAACTTCACTAA
- a CDS encoding ATP-dependent Clp protease ATP-binding subunit: MYERFTDRARKVMQLANQEAQRFNHEYIGTEHILLGLVKEGSGVAANVLKNLDVDLRKIRLEVEKLVQSGPEMVTVGKLPQTPRAKKVIEYSMEEARNLNHSYVGTEHILLGLLREQEGVAAQVLMNLGLKLEDVREEVLNLLGHGLEGAEVGERGGRASEEGSSSTSSKSGKSKTPALDSFGRDLTELARKGELDPVIGRAREIERAIQILCRRTKNNPVLLGEAGVGKTAIVEGFAQKVIEGEVPEILADKRIVVLDLAMMVAGTKYRGQFEERIKAVMTEVRRVKNTILFIDELHTLVGAGGAEGAIDAANVLKPALARGEIQCIGATTLDEYRKYIEKDNALARRFQEIIVEPTAKDETIEILKGLRERYEEHHRVQITDDAVVSAVEMSERYITARCLPDKAIDVIDEAGARVRLRTMTRPPDLKEIDEEVEKLNKEKEDAVANQDFEKAANLRDQAEKLRKKKDQITQDWREKSQQTDGVVDEEVIAEVVSKMTGIPLTRLSTEDSLRLMKMEEELHKRVVSQDLAVSAVAKAVRRSRSGLKDPRRPTGSFIFAGPTGVGKTLLAKALAEYMFGDSDALVHIDMSEYMEKHNVSRLIGAPPGFVGYEEGGQLTEKIRRRPYAVVLFDEIEKAHPDVFNMLLQVMEEGRLTDSFGRNVDFRNTILIMTTNAGAEAIKNEGGFGFQKADSDASYESMKKRVMEQIERVFRPEFLNRLDDTIIFRHLTRNDLKLVIDFELSKVRERLLERGLSLELEDAAKEFLMRQGTNLDYGARPLRRAIEQRVEDPLSEELLRGTFEGKDTIVVKGILENADGDAVKHEDVTITDEGKMIDPDGKRVKAVRLEFQGESRGVAESSEEPVSAGVSEGDKPEGDSDN, from the coding sequence ATGTACGAACGATTTACCGATCGCGCCCGCAAGGTCATGCAATTGGCCAACCAGGAGGCGCAGCGATTCAACCACGAGTACATCGGGACCGAGCACATTTTGCTGGGGCTGGTGAAAGAGGGCAGTGGCGTTGCGGCCAACGTTCTAAAGAATCTGGATGTCGATCTTCGCAAGATCCGGCTGGAAGTCGAAAAGTTGGTCCAGAGCGGACCCGAGATGGTGACGGTGGGCAAGTTACCGCAAACGCCTCGGGCCAAGAAAGTGATCGAGTATTCCATGGAGGAAGCTCGGAATCTAAATCACAGTTACGTCGGCACCGAGCACATTCTGCTTGGGCTGCTACGTGAACAAGAAGGCGTTGCGGCTCAAGTTCTAATGAACCTGGGGCTGAAACTTGAAGACGTCCGCGAAGAAGTCCTCAATCTTCTCGGCCATGGATTGGAAGGCGCCGAGGTTGGCGAACGTGGTGGCCGTGCCAGCGAAGAGGGCAGCAGCAGCACGTCAAGCAAGAGCGGTAAAAGTAAAACGCCTGCGTTGGATAGCTTCGGACGTGACTTGACCGAGTTGGCCCGCAAGGGGGAACTGGATCCCGTCATCGGCCGAGCTCGCGAGATCGAACGAGCGATTCAGATTCTATGCCGCCGAACGAAGAACAACCCCGTGCTTCTAGGTGAGGCTGGGGTCGGTAAGACCGCGATCGTCGAAGGGTTCGCCCAGAAAGTGATCGAAGGTGAAGTACCAGAGATCTTGGCCGACAAACGCATCGTCGTGCTCGACTTGGCGATGATGGTCGCCGGAACCAAGTACCGCGGGCAGTTCGAGGAACGAATCAAAGCCGTGATGACCGAAGTGCGTCGCGTCAAGAACACGATTTTGTTCATCGACGAATTGCACACCTTGGTCGGTGCCGGTGGCGCCGAAGGTGCGATCGACGCGGCGAACGTCCTCAAGCCCGCACTCGCTCGTGGCGAGATTCAGTGCATCGGTGCGACGACCTTGGACGAGTACCGCAAGTACATCGAAAAGGACAATGCCCTGGCGCGACGTTTCCAAGAAATCATCGTCGAGCCCACTGCCAAAGACGAAACGATCGAGATCCTGAAAGGGTTGCGCGAACGCTACGAGGAGCACCACCGGGTTCAAATCACCGATGATGCCGTTGTATCCGCGGTCGAGATGAGCGAGCGATACATCACCGCCCGATGCTTGCCCGATAAGGCGATCGACGTGATCGATGAGGCCGGTGCTCGCGTCCGGCTCCGTACGATGACTCGTCCACCAGACTTGAAAGAGATCGACGAAGAAGTCGAAAAGCTGAACAAGGAAAAAGAAGACGCGGTCGCCAACCAAGACTTCGAGAAAGCGGCGAACCTGCGTGATCAGGCCGAAAAACTTCGTAAGAAGAAGGACCAAATCACTCAGGATTGGCGTGAGAAAAGTCAGCAGACCGACGGCGTCGTCGACGAAGAAGTGATCGCCGAAGTGGTCAGTAAAATGACCGGCATTCCGCTGACACGTCTGTCGACCGAAGACAGTTTGCGTCTGATGAAGATGGAAGAAGAGCTGCACAAGCGAGTCGTTAGCCAAGACTTGGCTGTTTCGGCCGTCGCCAAAGCGGTTCGCCGAAGTCGTAGCGGATTGAAAGATCCGCGTCGCCCGACCGGTTCGTTCATCTTCGCCGGGCCGACCGGTGTCGGTAAAACACTGCTTGCCAAGGCACTCGCCGAGTACATGTTCGGCGACAGTGACGCCCTCGTTCATATTGACATGAGCGAGTATATGGAAAAGCACAACGTGAGCCGACTGATCGGTGCACCTCCCGGATTCGTCGGGTACGAGGAAGGTGGGCAGTTGACCGAAAAAATCCGTCGTCGTCCTTACGCGGTGGTCCTCTTCGACGAAATCGAAAAGGCTCACCCCGACGTGTTCAACATGTTGTTGCAAGTGATGGAAGAAGGCCGGTTGACTGACTCATTCGGTCGCAACGTCGACTTCCGGAACACGATCTTGATCATGACGACCAACGCGGGTGCCGAAGCGATCAAGAACGAAGGTGGTTTCGGATTCCAAAAAGCTGACAGTGATGCCAGCTATGAATCGATGAAGAAACGTGTGATGGAACAAATCGAGCGAGTCTTCCGCCCCGAGTTCTTGAACCGGTTGGACGACACGATCATCTTCCGTCACCTCACCCGAAACGACTTGAAGTTGGTGATTGATTTCGAACTTTCGAAGGTTCGCGAACGCTTGCTCGAACGAGGTCTCTCGCTCGAACTTGAAGACGCGGCCAAAGAGTTCCTTATGCGTCAGGGAACGAACCTCGATTACGGTGCTCGTCCGCTGCGTCGCGCGATCGAACAACGCGTCGAAGATCCGCTCAGTGAAGAGTTGCTGCGTGGTACCTTCGAAGGCAAAGATACGATCGTCGTCAAGGGAATCTTGGAAAATGCCGACGGAGATGCCGTCAAGCATGAAGACGTCACGATTACCGACGAAGGCAAGATGATTGATCCTGATGGCAAACGCGTCAAAGCGGTTCGTCTTGAGTTCCAAGGTGAAAGCCGAGGCGTGGCCGAGTCGAGCGAAGAACCGGTTAGCGCCGGTGTCAGCGAAGGCGACAAGCCCGAAGGTGACTCGGACAACTAG
- a CDS encoding NUDIX hydrolase, giving the protein MNQPNDPEETTLLKGARFNVERLTLHGDDGKLYQREVVRHPGAVVLLPILDDGSVVMIDNTRPTVGETLLELPAGTREVGEAGHVTADRELIEETGYSAGKLELMLEFYSAPGISDELMLLFRASDLTAGEAQREATESIVNRIVAKEDIPALIRDGKIRDAKTLVGLYAYLNGE; this is encoded by the coding sequence GACGACTCTGTTAAAAGGTGCGCGTTTCAATGTCGAACGCCTGACGTTACATGGCGATGACGGCAAGTTGTACCAACGTGAAGTCGTGCGTCACCCCGGGGCCGTCGTTTTACTGCCGATTCTCGACGACGGTAGCGTTGTGATGATCGACAACACTCGTCCGACCGTTGGCGAAACGCTGCTGGAACTGCCTGCCGGAACCCGTGAGGTCGGCGAAGCAGGACACGTGACCGCCGACCGTGAATTGATCGAAGAAACGGGCTACTCCGCCGGGAAGCTGGAGCTGATGCTGGAATTTTACTCGGCTCCGGGGATCAGCGACGAACTGATGCTGCTTTTCCGGGCGAGTGACCTGACCGCCGGCGAGGCCCAACGCGAAGCGACCGAATCGATTGTCAATCGGATCGTCGCCAAAGAAGACATCCCCGCGTTGATCCGCGACGGCAAAATTCGCGACGCAAAGACGCTGGTCGGCTTGTACGCGTATCTAAACGGTGAATGA
- a CDS encoding metallophosphoesterase family protein: protein MNRCQDASEVFVTSIDNRPIEPTPRHGEQQRREPMPGESFRFIHASDFHLEKPLGDLDELPPPLKEQMALAPHQAMDAVFEAALSKNIDFVLLTGDLLNPNAAGPYGINRLLSQFEKLNQAKTAVYWAAGTADDPQNWPDACAFPPNVTLFPRDRATAISVVRGGRPICQVVGRSSDGRASLHVPGFQTESGFQSESSGEFTIGVGHGDATTETLAESRFDFWCLGGRHNRLELEDNDGVVAVFAGTPQGRDLKEAGPHGYSIIDVDADHNVRVSEIQCDVFRYENVKLDSADVASVGTIQNLIGERIVRLQHDAGGRHLIIGWDIGIDSTDLMGRVGDSESLLDWIQREYGHGAPAAWSTRLRIRPPQKYPKSWYDEDTILGDYLRIVGDHRKGDAKAINLLPMTEEHPGLPTSTTTMLAEIPAPNKQETLDQATLLGVELLRGGKPDWVKQS from the coding sequence TTGAATCGATGCCAAGACGCCAGTGAAGTGTTTGTCACTTCGATCGACAACCGACCGATCGAACCGACACCGCGACATGGCGAGCAACAACGGAGGGAACCGATGCCGGGCGAATCTTTTCGATTCATCCATGCCAGCGATTTTCATTTGGAAAAGCCGCTCGGGGATTTGGATGAACTGCCCCCGCCGTTGAAAGAACAGATGGCGCTGGCACCGCACCAAGCGATGGATGCGGTTTTCGAGGCGGCTCTGTCGAAGAATATCGACTTCGTCCTGCTGACCGGTGACCTGCTTAATCCGAACGCGGCCGGACCTTACGGGATCAACCGTCTGCTCAGCCAGTTCGAAAAACTCAATCAAGCCAAAACCGCGGTCTATTGGGCGGCCGGGACGGCAGACGACCCACAGAACTGGCCCGATGCGTGTGCGTTCCCTCCGAACGTCACCCTATTCCCTCGTGATCGCGCGACGGCGATCAGCGTGGTCCGAGGTGGGCGGCCGATCTGCCAAGTCGTCGGTCGCAGTAGTGACGGACGTGCTTCCTTGCATGTTCCGGGGTTTCAAACCGAATCGGGTTTTCAAAGCGAAAGCAGCGGTGAATTCACGATCGGCGTGGGACACGGCGATGCGACCACCGAAACACTGGCTGAATCGCGTTTCGATTTTTGGTGCCTAGGCGGTCGACACAACCGTCTAGAACTCGAAGACAACGACGGAGTCGTCGCGGTCTTCGCGGGGACACCTCAGGGTCGCGATCTTAAAGAAGCCGGCCCGCACGGCTATTCAATCATCGATGTGGACGCCGACCACAACGTCCGGGTCAGTGAAATTCAGTGCGACGTGTTCCGTTATGAAAACGTCAAACTGGACTCCGCCGATGTTGCCAGCGTCGGCACCATCCAAAATCTGATCGGCGAGCGTATCGTTCGGCTTCAACACGACGCCGGCGGACGGCACCTGATCATCGGCTGGGACATCGGCATCGATAGCACCGACTTGATGGGCCGCGTCGGCGATAGCGAATCGCTACTCGATTGGATTCAGCGTGAATATGGTCACGGCGCGCCGGCGGCATGGTCGACACGACTGCGCATCCGTCCGCCACAAAAGTATCCCAAAAGCTGGTACGACGAAGACACGATCCTGGGCGACTACTTGAGGATCGTCGGGGATCATCGCAAGGGTGACGCCAAAGCGATCAACCTTTTGCCAATGACCGAAGAACATCCCGGCCTGCCAACATCGACCACCACGATGCTCGCCGAGATCCCCGCACCAAACAAACAAGAAACCCTCGATCAAGCGACGCTGCTCGGTGTCGAATTGCTTCGAGGCGGCAAGCCAGATTGGGTAAAACAATCATGA
- a CDS encoding AAA family ATPase — protein MKVKDLHIDGFGVWTGLSVDSLQDGMTLFYGPNEAGKTTVMQFLRSMLYGFTPDRREKYLPPIHGGTPGGAIRVTGPGGGYHIRRHAKLTDEGAAGQLSVAGQDGLVQGQHRLTMLLGQIDEAIFTNVFAIGMRELQELNTLDDTAAADELYKLSSGLDRVSLVDVIRSLREGRKQLIGGNGEKNRADADKLESLLHKREQLRDEVTKLTGNSRRYSELASLRQTQQQEIKDLQSRLGTMERETKHVETAVSVLDKWTERGQLAGQIREIEAETLLPDEAPGQLVQIDAMIEDRKTKLEEVKGKRRALRDKAAQLPVSPRMLELQGRIEAAAEQATWVEALEQQIEKVDAQIGTARQQLFADAERLGLSEDDREALAQGDSSQMPDLSRETLGALAGPAKRVKEHLFVLKQSRSEGAEYKKRSEHLADEMGEVLNRTRSNDLQQAIREENTHLATLRRAKQLSEHIEKLKRHYRSLENESVDLSTAEVLPIDRLLLMGLPFVVGGSCLVVAFSHLLGVTWFLTGEPTPTAGMLWLFFGLMSLAVYFLSKQNGQRATAMDREECDRQIETLRRQIRELEAEEDEVSSELPGSNHPIEFRVRQAESLIAELENMVPTYHAHAAAQQSYEASRAKAVKAAEQLKQARREWSATLRKLGLAESMSPRSVRKLSEGYETLQGSLRRLEELQKERDERQAERSGLAKRIEQLYLESLEISDEDQRAEAEKDEFEDEHTSAHRNAHTSAKSANERPGKHVHQGSGRGASIRSTPTRTGPLDQLNHLQEELSRQQHWIKRRRELKEQDGQLKRQHASYARSIQRGEQQRRALWAKCGVATAEQFYEMVDCKASLVELREQHQTLDQQIRSMIGTSLQYDDIAREIEGASASDLETRWDALSARITETQQRIATLQTQVGESAADMKHLADDSRLTIVQLELGCVQRKIESIARRWQTLATASCLVEEVCGKFERERQPETLREASSFLAQLTGGKYTRIWTPLGTNQLKIDTQDNKSLPLEVLSRGTREAVFIALRLSLAAAYARRGVMLPLILDDVLVNFDGDRALHAAETLQTFADLGHQVMMFTCHEHIVDIFQSIGVEVRQLPAQGAPGRATILEPEEAIEDEVEQYAELEDEAEEVYEEEPEEELVEEEEVVAEAPEPEPEPIPEPEPVMIEPPAPKPEPKPEPEPIAKAEPKPQPPPKPQPKAQPKPTRLKPIVIERRVTPVEDDWDDEEEVLEQQRPSIGWAWFQREPADGQISSDEQAAARVNESYRSEREAREYGEGEENIPDEVWDRNDAWWDGSRVAS, from the coding sequence ATGAAAGTCAAAGACCTGCATATCGACGGGTTCGGCGTCTGGACCGGACTGAGTGTCGATTCGCTGCAAGACGGAATGACGTTGTTTTACGGCCCCAACGAGGCCGGCAAGACGACCGTCATGCAGTTCTTGCGTTCGATGCTTTATGGCTTCACGCCAGATCGCCGCGAAAAGTACCTGCCACCGATCCATGGCGGAACACCCGGTGGGGCGATTCGCGTCACCGGCCCCGGAGGCGGCTACCACATTCGGCGCCACGCCAAACTGACTGACGAAGGTGCCGCCGGCCAACTTTCCGTTGCCGGCCAGGACGGACTCGTCCAAGGTCAGCACCGGCTCACGATGCTGCTCGGCCAAATCGATGAAGCCATCTTCACCAATGTGTTCGCGATCGGCATGCGCGAACTACAAGAACTCAATACCCTCGACGACACCGCCGCGGCGGACGAGTTGTACAAGCTGTCCAGTGGCCTCGATCGCGTCTCGTTGGTCGATGTGATCCGCTCGCTTCGCGAAGGACGCAAACAATTGATCGGCGGCAACGGCGAAAAAAATCGTGCCGATGCCGACAAATTGGAATCGCTGCTGCACAAACGCGAACAGCTCCGCGACGAAGTCACCAAACTGACCGGCAACAGCCGACGCTACAGCGAACTGGCCAGCCTGCGCCAAACCCAACAGCAAGAGATCAAAGACTTGCAGTCACGTTTGGGGACGATGGAACGGGAAACCAAACATGTCGAGACCGCGGTCAGCGTTCTCGACAAATGGACCGAGCGTGGCCAGCTTGCCGGGCAGATCCGTGAAATCGAAGCGGAGACGCTGCTCCCCGACGAAGCCCCCGGACAACTGGTCCAGATCGATGCGATGATCGAAGACCGAAAAACAAAGCTCGAGGAAGTCAAAGGCAAACGGCGAGCGCTGCGCGACAAGGCAGCCCAACTGCCCGTCAGTCCGCGGATGCTGGAGCTGCAAGGCCGAATCGAAGCCGCCGCCGAACAGGCGACTTGGGTCGAAGCCCTCGAACAACAAATCGAAAAAGTCGACGCCCAGATCGGGACCGCGCGCCAGCAACTGTTCGCCGACGCCGAACGTCTGGGACTCAGCGAAGACGACCGCGAGGCGCTCGCTCAGGGCGACTCGTCACAGATGCCCGACCTCTCGCGCGAAACCCTCGGTGCGCTTGCCGGTCCGGCCAAACGAGTTAAAGAGCATTTGTTTGTACTCAAGCAATCGCGTAGCGAAGGTGCCGAGTACAAGAAACGTTCCGAACACCTCGCCGACGAAATGGGCGAAGTCCTCAACCGGACCCGTTCGAACGATTTACAGCAAGCGATCCGTGAAGAAAACACCCACCTCGCAACCCTGCGACGAGCCAAACAGCTCAGCGAACATATCGAGAAACTGAAGCGGCACTACCGGTCATTGGAAAACGAATCGGTGGATTTATCGACCGCCGAAGTATTACCGATCGACCGACTTCTATTGATGGGCCTGCCATTTGTCGTCGGCGGAAGCTGCCTGGTCGTTGCATTTTCGCACCTGCTGGGCGTGACTTGGTTCTTGACCGGGGAACCGACTCCGACCGCCGGCATGTTATGGCTGTTCTTCGGCCTGATGTCGCTGGCGGTGTACTTTTTGAGCAAACAAAACGGCCAGCGGGCAACCGCGATGGATCGCGAAGAGTGTGATCGTCAGATCGAAACGCTTCGCCGACAAATCCGTGAACTCGAAGCCGAAGAAGACGAAGTCAGCAGCGAGCTTCCCGGCAGCAATCACCCGATCGAATTCCGTGTCCGTCAAGCTGAATCGCTGATCGCGGAACTGGAAAACATGGTGCCAACCTATCACGCCCATGCCGCCGCGCAGCAATCTTACGAAGCCTCACGGGCGAAGGCGGTCAAGGCGGCAGAGCAACTCAAACAAGCTCGCCGCGAATGGTCGGCAACCCTACGAAAGCTTGGACTCGCCGAATCGATGTCACCCCGCAGTGTTCGCAAACTGAGCGAAGGCTATGAAACCTTGCAAGGCAGCTTGCGGCGGCTTGAGGAACTGCAAAAGGAACGCGACGAACGTCAAGCGGAACGATCCGGCTTGGCGAAACGTATCGAACAGCTTTACTTGGAATCGCTGGAAATCAGCGACGAAGACCAACGTGCCGAGGCCGAGAAAGATGAGTTCGAAGACGAGCATACAAGCGCACATAGAAACGCTCACACAAGTGCCAAGTCTGCGAACGAACGCCCGGGCAAACATGTCCATCAAGGCAGCGGTCGTGGTGCGTCGATCCGTAGTACGCCCACACGGACCGGACCACTTGATCAACTTAATCACCTGCAAGAAGAACTTTCGCGACAACAACACTGGATCAAGCGTCGTCGCGAGTTGAAAGAACAAGACGGTCAACTAAAGCGACAACACGCTTCCTACGCGCGATCGATCCAACGTGGCGAACAACAACGTCGCGCCTTGTGGGCAAAGTGTGGCGTTGCGACCGCCGAACAGTTCTATGAGATGGTTGACTGCAAGGCCAGTTTAGTAGAACTGCGTGAGCAACATCAAACGCTCGACCAGCAGATCCGATCGATGATCGGGACATCACTTCAATACGACGACATCGCTCGCGAGATCGAAGGCGCCAGTGCGAGTGATTTGGAAACACGCTGGGATGCGCTCTCAGCCCGCATCACCGAAACACAACAACGAATCGCGACGCTGCAAACGCAAGTCGGCGAATCAGCGGCCGACATGAAGCATCTCGCCGACGACAGTCGACTGACGATCGTGCAACTCGAACTCGGCTGCGTCCAGCGAAAGATCGAAAGTATCGCGCGCCGCTGGCAAACGCTGGCGACCGCCAGCTGTTTGGTCGAAGAGGTCTGCGGAAAATTCGAACGCGAGCGACAACCGGAAACCCTTCGCGAAGCGTCTTCTTTCTTGGCTCAGCTGACCGGCGGAAAGTACACTCGTATCTGGACGCCGTTGGGAACGAATCAACTGAAGATCGACACGCAGGACAACAAGTCGCTGCCACTAGAAGTGCTCAGTCGCGGGACGCGTGAAGCTGTCTTCATCGCGTTGCGATTGTCACTCGCCGCAGCCTACGCCCGTCGTGGTGTCATGCTCCCGCTGATTCTGGACGACGTTCTGGTCAACTTCGATGGCGACCGAGCCCTCCACGCGGCCGAAACGCTGCAGACGTTTGCCGATCTGGGGCATCAAGTGATGATGTTCACCTGCCACGAACACATCGTCGACATTTTTCAGTCGATCGGTGTCGAAGTGCGGCAACTGCCTGCCCAGGGTGCGCCCGGTCGCGCCACCATCTTGGAGCCCGAAGAAGCCATCGAAGACGAAGTCGAACAGTACGCTGAACTGGAAGACGAAGCCGAGGAAGTTTACGAAGAAGAGCCAGAAGAAGAACTGGTCGAAGAAGAGGAAGTGGTCGCAGAAGCACCAGAGCCAGAGCCGGAGCCAATCCCCGAGCCCGAACCGGTCATGATCGAACCTCCCGCGCCGAAGCCGGAACCAAAACCCGAACCAGAACCGATTGCCAAGGCCGAACCGAAGCCCCAACCTCCGCCGAAACCACAACCGAAAGCGCAACCGAAACCAACTCGCCTGAAGCCAATCGTGATCGAACGCCGCGTCACTCCGGTCGAAGACGACTGGGACGACGAAGAGGAAGTGCTCGAGCAGCAGCGCCCCTCAATCGGCTGGGCTTGGTTCCAACGCGAACCCGCCGACGGCCAAATTAGCTCTGACGAACAAGCCGCCGCCAGAGTCAACGAGAGCTATCGATCCGAGCGTGAAGCTCGGGAGTACGGCGAAGGCGAAGAGAACATTCCGGACGAGGTCTGGGATCGCAACGACGCTTGGTGGGACGGCAGCCGCGTCGCCAGCTAG
- a CDS encoding tetratricopeptide repeat protein produces the protein MGVQHYLSCLWPGLSELWWRGRLSALPAAIAFGVGLNSYLVLRFLFPTWLDPILVRSGFWVGFVVWGYWSIKSLRELPVLIAPRDVAETPDTFPEAQTAYLRRDWEQAETLLLEALRVEPRDPPALLLLSSVYRELGRPQHSLALLAEISRLEVGDHWHIELEAERGRAERLAEEQSEQNIDERELPEENFSEGNVSQVDDGSELDAKETRSRQTDTSTGDAAEMTAA, from the coding sequence ATGGGAGTTCAGCACTATTTGAGTTGCTTGTGGCCGGGGCTGAGTGAGCTTTGGTGGCGAGGACGTCTGTCGGCATTGCCAGCCGCCATTGCGTTTGGTGTCGGGCTGAACTCATATCTGGTGCTTCGATTTCTCTTTCCGACTTGGCTAGATCCGATTTTGGTGCGGTCGGGATTTTGGGTCGGGTTCGTCGTGTGGGGGTACTGGTCGATCAAAAGTCTCCGGGAGCTGCCGGTGCTGATCGCTCCGCGTGACGTTGCCGAGACCCCCGACACGTTTCCCGAGGCCCAAACGGCTTACCTCAGGCGAGATTGGGAACAAGCGGAGACATTGTTATTAGAGGCGCTGCGAGTTGAGCCGCGTGACCCGCCGGCGTTGCTGCTGTTGTCGAGCGTCTATCGTGAATTAGGTCGACCGCAACATTCACTGGCGTTGCTTGCCGAGATCAGCCGTCTGGAAGTCGGCGATCACTGGCATATCGAATTGGAAGCCGAGCGTGGGCGAGCGGAACGGTTGGCCGAAGAGCAATCCGAACAAAACATTGACGAGCGAGAATTGCCCGAGGAGAACTTTTCCGAAGGCAACGTGTCTCAAGTGGACGACGGTTCCGAGCTGGACGCGAAGGAAACGCGTTCACGACAAACAGACACGTCCACCGGCGATGCTGCCGAAATGACAGCAGCATGA